In Cryptomeria japonica unplaced genomic scaffold, Sugi_1.0 HiC_scaffold_810, whole genome shotgun sequence, the following are encoded in one genomic region:
- the LOC131872838 gene encoding myricetin 3'/5'-O-methyltransferase 1-like, which translates to MGSENRCEEIESTEAMLELSYLCTFPMAARAVILLKVPEILSAESSPLTAKQIADRIPGTTTSEAKLERLLQALATYGLFDVSGSNPLAYGLNAMSRLLVKDKNGLSMASMFLLNTEPANLETFQFLHEAVLEEGLVPFEKAHGKPVFQYMGENSQLAEIFHSAMSNLSIKSVLQSYDGFKDVKVLVDVGGGIGRNCSMIKAAYPHISAVNFDMPYVIAKAPKLPGIEHCGGSMFESIPTMGDAMLLKNVLHNWDDVACGRILSNCYSALPGFGKLVIIEILIPKEIDMSARSRVAVSFDLAMMNIFKGGKERTFLQFQDLLKLAGFKDSKVVVNKGVFSIMEAYKI; encoded by the exons ATGGGCAGCGAAAATCGTTGTGAAGAGATTGAAAGCACGGAAGCTATGTTGGAATTATCGTATCTCTGCACATTTCCAATGGCAGCAAGAGCAGTAATTTTGCTGAAGGTGCCTGAAATTCTCTCGGCCGAGTCTTCTCCTCTGACGGCCAAGCAGATCGCGGATCGAATCCCGGGAACCACCACCAGCGAAGCAAAACTAGAGCGTCTTCTACAGGCGCTTGCAACCTATGGCCTATTCGACGTCTCTGGTTCGAATCCCCTGGCCTACGGTTTAAATGCGATGTCGAGACTTCTGGTGAAGGACAAGAACGGGCTATCAATGGCCTCCATGTTTCTGCTTAACACGGAGCCTGCTAATCTTGAGACGTTTCAGTTTCTTCACGAGGCTGTTCTGGAGGAGGGTTTGGTGCCCTTCGAGAAAGCCCACGGAAAGCCTGTGTTTCAGTATATGGGGGAGAATAGCCAACTGGCCGAAATATTTCACTCTGCTATGAGTAATCTGTCGATAAAGAGTGTGTTGCAGAGCTATGATGGATTTAAGGATGTGAAGGTTTTGGTGGACGTTGGGGGAGGAATAGGGCGCAACTGTAGCATGATAAAAGCTGCTTATCCTCACATCTCTGCTGTTAATTTCGACATGCCATATGTCATCGCCAAGGCTCCCAAGCTCCCAG GTATAGAGCATTGCGGAGGTAGCATGTTCGAATCTATTCCTACTATGGGGGATGCAATGCTTCTCAAG AATGTGTTACATAATTGGGATGACGTAGCATGTGGTAGAATTTTGAGCAACTGCTACTCAGCTTTACCAGGATTTGGTAAGCTAGTTATCATTGAAATATTAATTCCAAAGGAGATAGACATGAGTGCTAGATCAAGGGTAGCTGTGagctttgatttggccatgatgaATATTTTTAAAGGTGGTAAAGAACGCACTTTCCTACAATTCCAAGATTTATTGAAGTTGGCTGGATTTAAAGATTCTAAGGTTGTAGTAAATAAAGGTGTGTTCTCCATCATGGAAGCCTACAAAATTTAG